AGGGTCTTAGGTTGTACTATGAAGAGTCTTGAAGCTGTATGACAGAGACTGATTGTTCTCATTCAGAAACcattctgattcttttccatctggctAGAGAAGACACAAACTTTTAGTTGGTAATAAGTGCTCTGACCAAGAGACTACATTCTCTGGCATCTTTTGCCACAGGATAATCCAGTTTGCTCCCATTGGGTGGATTATACATGACAGATAAAACTTCTGTGTCATTTTCTTCAAGACAAAGCTGCTTATCCTGGActtcctccctcccaaccccaatCCTTCTGGGAAATCATGTCAACTAGAGCAACTTTGGAAGCCATATATTAAAGATGGTAAAACTACTTCTCTAGCCATGGACTGCTCCTATCTGTGTTGTGTGAGATGGAATCATACAGGTGTAACCTTTTGGCTTTTTCATTCAGCATAGCACCCTGGGGATTCATTCAGTTGCAAGTAtcatagttcatttctttttattgctgagtagtagtccatgaTATGGTTGTATAACAGTTTGTTAAACAACTCACTCAAGGAAGGACATCAGGattattttcagtttggggctattattaaTAAAACTGAGATGAATACATAGGTACCATTTTTCTTGGggacataaatttttatttctgtggataAATGCCCAAGAGTATAAATCCTaggaaatataaatgtaaatttagggtttttttttgtaaagaaattgccaaactgttttgcaGAGAgtttatactattttatattcccaccagcaatgtgtcaGTGATGCAGTTTGTCCACATTCTTGTTAGCGTTtggtattatcattttttaaattttagtcatcCTTATAGGTATgtggtaatatttcattgtgactttaatttgtatttctgaaaTGACTAATAGTTTTGAACATCgattcatatgcttatttgttaTCTATATATCCTCtttgaaatgtctgttcatgtctttgtccatttttattttactgtttttctcttttagtctCTTCTGTTTACTGTTATTGAagtttttactgttgagttttgaggattttttaataaagtctagtttgacttttaaaaaatgacccatAAAGACAAactttgctctttgaaagacTCTATTCAAAGGATGATGGATAAActacagactgaaaaaaaaaatatttgcagacaCATATCTAACCAAGGACTAGCAGCTAGTCTTTGTTCTATATcctaaagattttctcctatattttatctaaaaattttttagttttacatttaagtctttgacttattttgagtttatttttttaatgcctctTTTTatactctggtggctcagatgataaagaatctacctgcaatgcaggagatgggggttcaattcccgggttgggaagatcccctggagaaggaaatggcaacccattccagtattcttgcctgggaaatcccatggaccgaagagcctattgggctacagtctgtggggtcacagagagtcaggcacaactgaatgactaacacaaacacacagacctCCAGAAATATCTATGGTTATTTAATTTAGatgcagaatgggaaagactgggcTAGAGGTGGAGTGGAATTAGTTTACCTAATACTCAAAACTACATATCGTCTCTCAGAGGGATATCGCAGGCTAGAAGGAACAAACTACAACAAGGGAGTTTGTGGGGGGAAAGTTCCTCTTATAGAGAATATCTAGCTTTCTTTCTATAAGTTattgtatgtgtttgtgtttgtgtgttagtcactcagtcatgttcgactctgcgaacacatggactgtagccctccaggctcctctgtccatggaattctccaggcaagaatactgaatgggttgccatttccttctccaggggatcttcccaacccaggaatagaaccggtTAGTAGGAGGTGTAGTGTCAGGAGGTGTTTGAGAGAAAGGGAGATTATACACGAAtgtgatttcatatttttttcttctttaaactcaTTCACCTACTTGTCAActgtactatttttaaaatctaacccTAGAGTTTAGATAGATTTTTCTCTTAGGCTATGACTGAAAATCTTAATGAAGAAGGAATAAAGGAGACAAAATGAAGACTCAGTAAGTTTGTTAAATAGAATTGGTGGCAGAACTGTAGCTTTGCTCAGTTTGCCCCTCCTTCTCATTGATGATAGTGAATAAACACTAGCAGTTAGGGATTTTTATTGACAATTGTATGGCCAGTGAGATGAGAGTCATTTCTGTATCAGAGGACTCATCTAgacattttactttcttctgtttctttctttcttttttttttaaaccattaggAAGCATTGTCACTGGGAATTTCCCATTATTGGGTCTCATCTGTAATATCatatgttctgtgcttagtcactcagtcatgtccaactctttgtgaccccatggactgtagcccaccaggttcccctgtccctggggattctccaggtaagaatactggagtgggttgccatgccttcctccaggggatcttcccaacccagggattgaacccaggtctcccacattacaggcggattctttaccacctgagtcaccagggaagcctgtaatatCATATACTATGACTGAAGTCTATATTTCCTTCAAACTGTAGCATTCGATCCTAGAGCATAGTAGAAACTTTCTACAGAATAAAGACAGGAGACATTTAATaagcagagaaaatgaaacaCTCAGTCACAAACAAACCATTACCCATTTTCCAGGCCACATTTCCCTTTTAGATTAAACCATTTCAATTCCTTTTGATTtccttgaattattttaattaaactatTTTCTGAATAATGAATTTCTATATTCCATTTGAATTTGAATATGAAATAACCCATAGATATCAAGTAAAGACTTGACCTGTAAAAGGTATAAATGATATGGTTTTAATGATAACTTCTTATGTGTATAACCCAGAATCCACTCACCTGATACCTCATGAGAAATGTATTAGGATCAGGGTTACTTATCCAATCATAGTATAAGGGGTACTTACACAAATgattctttcctattttctttttcaatactctgtaacaTTGATATGCAAAAAATCTAGGTCTaaatggctcagaggttaaagcatctgcctccaatgcaggagacccgggttcgatccctgggtcgggaagatcccctggagaaggaaatggtaacccactccagtattcttgcctggggaatcccatagacggaggagcctggtaggttacagtcctcggggtcgcaaagagtcggacacgactgagcgacttcattcattcattcaaataaatttaaaagaacttcTTTAATAAGCGTAAAACCAAAATTCTAAATGATAAGGAATACGTCATAGTTCAAGAAGCTTTTCCTTCTTAGCGCAATACTCTTTCTTCTAATTATAATCAGTTCTGAGTTATTCAAATTTTTTCAGCTGTTTTCCTATAAAGTATTATCAATTCATACTCTGTCTGAAGTAAAAGACCAAAGTGCTCCAGTTTTGATGAAGAAATCTAATCTTTATTTCTATGATGTTAGCACAATATACTCACACAATAGCTCTGATCTGTACTTAACAAAATACATTATAGCACTTTACAAACTTTATCAGTTTGGAAAACATTGCATAACATTTTATTAAACACAATactttatatatatcatatatatcttcataattttatttactttaaaaagataattaactCTCTTTATTCAATACTTGGTTTTATCAATAAAGCACAGCCTAACAAAGGAAGAAGTGCTCTCATTAGCAAATAAGATAAATAGAACACTAAGAAGAGATACCACCTGTTAGtctcatttgttttaaattaaggtaCCAGTGGAATGTAAACAAATAATTCTTTGTAATCTTTTGTTTACAAAAGATGTGTTATCAAATACACATGCAGAGGTCTGAGTTCTAGCGACTATCATTATATATTTCCTTAACAATGTGGTACAATTTAAGTCATTAAAAACTGTAGCCTTTGGCACTTTGAgtagaaaaagaatatatcaatattcatgtaaaggaaaaaaaaaacttcaatgaCTAGAGAAgtactttaaaatcttttgttaagAAATAGGAAAGATTAGGAAATATCATACTGCACCTGAAATgctgcagctttttttttcttcagagcacTAAAACCAATCCACCTTTCTCTCTATAAATTGGCAAAAGCCAGTAGGAGTGtcataatggtggtggtggtgagaagTGGGGAAGGCAACATTTTACTCCCACTCCCCTCTCTGAGAAGGAAATTGCCAGAAGGGATATAGTTGAATCTGTATTTTATTGCCAGAGTTTTCAATTCTGCTGGTTTCAGCTAAATCCCTAATGCCATAGGAGGTTGGTTACTCTAGAAAGCTCTGCCCTTTTCCAGTAGAAGTTGATTAAGAATGTGGTCTACTAAACAAGTACTTCTGTTCTCAGTGAAAATTGAACTGAGATCAGATTAACCAGCATTGTTGTTACCTTTTGTCCCCATGGCAATTATGAGATGTACATCAGAATTCTTAAGAAATGGTGTAAAAAGGTTAAATGCAAAATTACAAGAACCAAATATTTCttcatacttaaaattttaagttggaAAAACACCtcaaaatgttttgcttttactttcttcttaCTGGCAATATTGGTTTCCATTGATTTAAGTTGAAGGCTTCATTCAGGATAGGTAGCGAAAACTGTTATTGGTACATTGAGCACAAAAACTGTGCCTATCTATTTTGAAGAAATACATTCTTAATGTATACTTTGAGATATTTTTActtatcaattttcttttttttgtcagaTTCATCCTGTTAGtatacaaataacaaaatattttaaagatggtAAAACCCAACCACTGTGACTCTAATTAACTGGTTATCAGGATatcaaaaaatgttaataatctggaacaaaatgaaaattttggattacttaaattagaaatttaagCCAGTTGGCTGGAAACACCTAAGGTTAACATATGATCAACACTGCTGGCAGCGTAACCCACAGTGTCAAGTTTTGGTTCATATTTCTTGTTTATAAATTCACAGCAGTATATTTTACTCAAGGAATATCAACTgttatttttgcattaaaaacagaacatacctataattaaaaaaatttaaatcaataaataaaggagaagccataaaatgcaaaatatgaTCACATCAATTtcaaaaaactcttaaaataatatctttaaattaTGCAAATGTACTCactaaaaacagatttttcattAGCAGTAACTTGAAATAAAAAGTAAGCAGCAAAAAGCTATGCAGAAAAGTACTGGTTGTTCCCTTTCACTGAAAATATCCTTATAAATCTTTGTTGTTGAAGAAAGCAAAATTTTGAAGAAATGCACaaaaccttttcattttttgactGACGGAGCCACTACAGAGAAGCTTCAGGGTGTCCTATTCTAACACAAAGAAGCCAACATCTTCTTAATAACAGTAGCATTTCTTTGACAAGGAATTGCACACCACTATTTCACAGCTAAATAGAAATTGAGAGTTTACACCATATATGTACTATAATAATCAGCACCAGCCATACTGAGCTTTTGGTGCAGATTCtgcaaaatgaatatataatactGCATGGCCTCTGCTGTAGGGAAAACGTGTGTTCTGGATTCCCACAGCTAATTATAAAGAAAGAACCCTAAAGTTGGCACATTCAGGAAGTACAATAGTATACACTGAAGGAAACCGCTTTCTTTTGATACTGCCCTCTGCAGCCGTTTTGCGTTTGAAGGTAAGTCTTAGGAAGAGTCTTCACATTATCACACGAGTTAGGTTCTTGCATTGTGCTTTTCCCTTCCCTTGATGTGGTCTGCAAGCTTGGGTGGAATAGTTCTCGAGTGTCAGTGAGTCGCAGGCTGATGATGGATAATCTAGTTTGGTGAGAACGTTCCCAATTCGCTGGAACAGAGCACTGGTAGAATCAACACGTGGTCTCTTGGGGTGACCCAAGTGATTTGAATGACCATCCCTCAATCCTTATAAGCCCGTGTGGGGGAGGTTCCTTTGTAGAAGATATTCCTCGTGTTTTCGGGGCTGTTGCTCCTTTCAGGGATTAAAATGATGTTGCCCTTTCTCCGCAGGGTGGAGTCGCgggaggaagaaatggacaaagtcTCTGAGCCGACTTCGCTGCCCTCTACCGGGGTGACGCGGATGGTGGTGATTCCGTGGTGGTGATGCTCACTGTTGTCTATGTTGCTTCTCTTTCGATCTCCGGAACCAAAACTGTCTTTCAGGGACTCACAGCTTTCTGAGTCCCTGTTAAGATCGTTGAGCTCGTACGTTTGGCGAAGGCTGCCCTTTTCAGGGGCTTTCCATTTCCAGGAGCCACTGCCTTCGCCTTCGGTGGACGGGATCTGTATGATGGGCCTGTTGTTCTCCGGGTGGGCCTCGACCCTCACGATCCCACTGGGCTCGTGGTCTGTCAGGGTTTTGTAGCGGATGGAGCCGGTGCAGGAGACCGTGCTGCCTTCAGTGTTCTTGGGGCTGCTTTGGAGGACACCCTGCTGCTTGGACATGGCTATGACCTGCATGATGCGAGGCTGGCTGTTGCTTCTGTTACAAGCCACGGTCTTCTCCGCGGCTTTCAGCCACTTGGCCCGGGCAGAGCTGCTTTTGGGGGAGGTGCTTATGTTTTCCTGCGTCTCTTCAGGGATGTGTACTAACTGTGAGGACCCAGGGCGGGATTGAATGGATACTCTTGGTCCCCCAGGCATGCTGTTGTTACACCCAGGGACGGTGCCAGGCTGGATCTTGAGGTACTGATTGCTGCTGGGAGCGTGGTGGTCTCCATTGACCCCCACCCTGGACGGCTCCGAGCTTGATCTCATTTCAATGGATCTGGGTGGTGACTGTCCCGGCTCGGTCTCTATAACCTGCAGAGACAGCTTCCGGCTTTCATTCTTATTCTTCCACTGGGTGAGGAGCTGCTTGGATCTAGCAGAATCCATCGAGGCATGAATGGTGGCGTTTCTTCTCACAGGGTCTTCCACCGATGGGGTATTGGCTCTAGGCAAGGTATTGCTGAAGGTAACCATGTTCTCCTTCCCCATGGGGCTCCGTGGAGTGATGATTTCTACATCTGCATTTGCCCTTTTGAGGTTGGTCAAGGAGCTAGCATCTCTATGGTTTCGGTTAAGGATGCCTTCAGTGTGAGCAATTCCGTCAGTGCTGCTACCATTTTTAGCAGATAAAACTCGGCTGGGGTCTTGATTGAGGTCTGTCAGAGACCTGAGGGCTTCTCTGTGCTGAAACACACTCTCTTCACTAGGCAGAAAATTCCCCACAGCATACAGACCCTAGTGTTGGGAGAAACAATAAACATCAGGCACTAGGAGACACGGTTACTGAGAGTTTGCATTGGAGGATGTAGTGAGGCACATAAAGATGTGTTCTCTATACACCACTGACTAACACAAATAACCAAAACTAAAAGTACAATTACTAGGAAATAGTTGTAAGTTACACCATCAGCCACGGAACTAACTCTTCAGAACTATAAAgtccattatttttcattattagttgggttttctctcctttctccatccCACTGGATGTTTTGGATAATCTTATCCTCTGTTTTgagaaaagaagtcagacaaTGAGAGAAATAAGGacattcttctgtttctctttttaaaatttatttttcaattagatgaaaattgctttacactgttgtgttggtctctgccatgcAACAACGTGAATCAACCATCTTCTGTTTTTTCAAAGCAATTCATTTTTCTGGATTTATGAACTGCTTGTTGAGTGACAACTCAGATGGCTTAACTGATGTATTTTACCTTCCATTTTCAATCATACCTCCTGATGGTATGATTGAAATCATACCATTCAATCATACCTGCATGTGGAAATGGAGAACAACAAATCATTCATAAAATATGACATAGGTTTTGTAGTGAGGTCAGAGACACACATCTCAACTGACATGGAGCTCAGCCCTGTGTGTGGAGCATTTTACAGAATGTTCTGGGAAAAGAGGGCAGAAACTGTCCCTATGTTTGGTTCTAAGTTCTTTTCCAACTAAAACCTGATCTTAAATTTTGAAAGTAATATTTGATCAACTCAGTATTATTACACTAAACTTGAGCTGAGTTTTATTTAATCTTGTCTTCATACTCAGGtgatcaattattttttaatttgggggatAAAAATCTGATGAAGGCTAAATATCAGATTcagaattttaaacttttgaCATGTAGGAGATCTAATCCCTGCTGAATTTTCAGTTTTTGAGATGCTTAGTTTAGAGATAAGAGCCAGAAGCAGATAACTATTTGTGTGTTAATCTCAACAGAAGGGAGCCACTGTCAAATTGCAGATCAAACCAAAGGAATTCCATGGATATGATATTTTGTAGAGTGCCTAACAATGAACAAGGGCATTGGtttagaatggataaattaaTAATTTCAGGACAGAGTGTAAACAGGAGCAGAATAAAGTCAGGCTTCTCCCTCTCCAAGTATTTTAATTCCTGGCTAAAATCTTCTAAATAATACCTATCTATGCTCGCACTACAAAAGTTTTCAGGGTAAACAGTCTTTACCTCATGTTCCATTGATAATTGTATTTAAATTCATAAGTCTAGGACCATCTTCCACAAGactgtacatcagttcagttcagttcagtcgctcaatcatgtccaactctttgagaccccatggactctagcacgccaggcctccctgtccatcaccaactcccggagtttactcaaactcatgtccatcgagtcggtgatgccatccagtcatatcatcctctgtcgtccccttctcctcccgtcttcaatctttcccaacatcagggtcttttccaatgagtcagtccttcacatacggtggccaaagaattagagtttcagcttcaacatcagtcttccagtgaacactcaggactaatttccttaaggatggactggttgtatctccttgctgtccaagggactctcaagagtcttctctaacaccacagttaaaagtatcaattctttggtgctaagctttctttatagtccaactcttacatctatacatgaccactggaaaaaccacagccttgactagatggactttcgttggcaaagtattgtctctgctttttaatatgctgtctaggttggtcataacttttcttccaaggagcatacatcttttaatttcatggctgtagtcaccatctgcagtgattttggagcccaaaaaaataaggtctgtcactgtttccactgtttccccatctatttgccatgaagtgatgggaccagacgccatgatcttagttttctgaatgctgagctttaagccaactttttcactctcctctttcactttcatcaagaggctctttagttcctcttcactttctgccatcagggtggtatcatatctgaggttattgatatttctcctggcaatcttgattacagcctgtgcttcatccagcccagcgtttctcatgatatgctctgcatgtaagttaaataagcagggtgacaatatacagccttgacatactcctcttcctatttggaaccagtctgttgttacatgtccagttctaacttttgcttcctgacctgcatacagatttctcaagaggctggtcaggtggtctggtattcccatctctttcagaattttccacagtttattgtgatcctcacagccaaaggctttggcatagtcaataaagcagaaatagatgtttttctgtaactctcttgcttttctgatgatccagtggatgttggcaatttgatctctggttcctctgccttttctaaatccagcttgaacatctgggagttcatggttcacatattgctgaagcctggcttggagaattttgagcattactttactggcgtgtgagatgagtacaactgtgtggtagtttgtgcattctttggcattacctttctttgggattggaatgaaaactgacatttgccagtcctgtggccactgctgagttttccaaatttgctggcatattgaatgcagcactttcacagcatcatcttttaggatttgaaagagctcaactggaattccatcacctccactagctttgttcgtagtgatgctttctaaagcccacctgacttcacattctaggatgtctggctctaggtgagtgctcacaccatcgtgattgtctgggacatgaagatcttttttgtacagctcttctgtgtattcttgccacctcttcttaatatcttctgcttctgttaggtccctaccatttctgtcctttattgagcccatctttgcataaatgttcccttggtatctctaattttcttgaaaagatctctagtctttcccattctattgttttcctctgtttctttgcactaaccactgaggtaggctttcttatctctcctggctattctttggaactctgtattcaaatgggaatatctttccttttctcctttgcttttcatttctcttcttttcacagctataacCTCTACCTACATTGTTTGAAATTCAATGCCCGGAACTCAGCTTAATAGTTGTTTGATTCCTTGTTATGATATGAGGCAAATagttatcatcttcattttatagatgaagaatcaGGCTTCTGAATGGGTACAAAATTGGCCAAATAGCAGAAAACTGAGATTCGAGCCCAAACCCTTGGATTCCAAGACACCATGAAAAGCAGACATGTACAAAAGCAATGCATGAACTGGAGAGTGACAGTTCTCAGTTTTATTCTGTAACACTTGTTGCCAGTGAAACCCCAGGGACAACCCAGGTTTatgcacagttcctggcacaccAATTTTCATTTGATGACTTTCTCCTTCACTGAAGAAAGTATGAGTAGGAAGTATGAGATCTGAAGTGACAATCCTGTCTATGCCActagtatataaaaatgaaaaaaaagtaaatcattGCTCACTTTAGTACGTTTCCTGTTTTTGTaagcattttttttattaatgcttTTCACAAGTATTCCAAGATCACAAGATTTAGAACTGCTCCAACAGacagttaatttttatttctctgtagaTCCTCTTAGTTTCTTTCATCATTGCCTTTTCCTCTGCATGCCACTTGCATATTGGTGATTTCCTGGCTCCTTTTATTCTTAGGACCTGGTAATTTTATATACTCCCATAACTATAATGTTATTTCCACCTATAATGTCCATGATTTCCAAATCTATCTTCCATCAGTCATTGCTCCTTTAAGCTCCAGATCCAACTATTCAACT
This portion of the Cervus canadensis isolate Bull #8, Minnesota chromosome 2, ASM1932006v1, whole genome shotgun sequence genome encodes:
- the PLPPR4 gene encoding 2-lysophosphatidate phosphatase PLPPR4 isoform X2: MSAKERPKGKVIKDSVTLLPCFYFVELPILASSVVSLYFLELTDVFKPVHSGFSCYDRSLSMPYIEPTQEAIPFLMLLSLAFAGPAITIMVGEGILYCCLSKRRNGVGLEPNINAGGCNFNSFLRRAVRFVGVHVFGLCSTALITDIIQLSTGYQAPYFLTVCKPNYTSLNVSCKENSYIVEDICSGSDLTVINSGRKSFPSQHATLAAFAAVYVSGLYAVGNFLPSEESVFQHREALRSLTDLNQDPSRVLSAKNGSSTDGIAHTEGILNRNHRDASSLTNLKRANADVEIITPRSPMGKENMVTFSNTLPRANTPSVEDPVRRNATIHASMDSARSKQLLTQWKNKNESRKLSLQVIETEPGQSPPRSIEMRSSSEPSRVGVNGDHHAPSSNQYLKIQPGTVPGCNNSMPGGPRVSIQSRPGSSQLVHIPEETQENISTSPKSSSARAKWLKAAEKTVACNRSNSQPRIMQVIAMSKQQGVLQSSPKNTEGSTVSCTGSIRYKTLTDHEPSGIVRVEAHPENNRPIIQIPSTEGEGSGSWKWKAPEKGSLRQTYELNDLNRDSESCESLKDSFGSGDRKRSNIDNSEHHHHGITTIRVTPVEGSEVGSETLSISSSRDSTLRRKGNIILIPERSNSPENTRNIFYKGTSPTRAYKD
- the PLPPR4 gene encoding 2-lysophosphatidate phosphatase PLPPR4 isoform X1, encoding MSAKERPKGKVIKDSVTLLPCFYFVELPILASSVVSLYFLELTDVFKPVHSGFSCYDRSLSMPYIEPTQEAIPFLMLLSLAFAGPAITIMVGEGILYCCLSKRRNGVGLEPNINAGGCNFNSFLRRAVRFVGVHVFGLCSTALITDIIQLSTGYQAPYFLTVCKPNYTSLNVSCKENSYIVEDICSGSDLTVINSGRKSFPSQHATLAAFAAVYVSMYFNSTLTDSSKLLKPLLVFTFIICGIICGLTRITQYKNHPVDVYCGFLIGGGIALYLGLYAVGNFLPSEESVFQHREALRSLTDLNQDPSRVLSAKNGSSTDGIAHTEGILNRNHRDASSLTNLKRANADVEIITPRSPMGKENMVTFSNTLPRANTPSVEDPVRRNATIHASMDSARSKQLLTQWKNKNESRKLSLQVIETEPGQSPPRSIEMRSSSEPSRVGVNGDHHAPSSNQYLKIQPGTVPGCNNSMPGGPRVSIQSRPGSSQLVHIPEETQENISTSPKSSSARAKWLKAAEKTVACNRSNSQPRIMQVIAMSKQQGVLQSSPKNTEGSTVSCTGSIRYKTLTDHEPSGIVRVEAHPENNRPIIQIPSTEGEGSGSWKWKAPEKGSLRQTYELNDLNRDSESCESLKDSFGSGDRKRSNIDNSEHHHHGITTIRVTPVEGSEVGSETLSISSSRDSTLRRKGNIILIPERSNSPENTRNIFYKGTSPTRAYKD